In Synergistaceae bacterium, one DNA window encodes the following:
- a CDS encoding tetratricopeptide repeat protein has protein sequence MERAGMKWNGKRKWICFWVMFFCAAFAFTEEAGANGNVSADAPVPPADSRSVRRAPIKRPVKKPTKIKNKAARSPVAKPHVRQQTSLERGIALLEQERYTQARPWLQKAVQEERRNPWAWYWYGVVHERVGEFQQAQFFYTKALELDPALPPLSRIVAYPDSGERQPLWDPLRPARIYSIPTNDQGVAIIPPDAPQATSRPVRPPLDPEVPKVPVYVPPEPTDSVVPGDAIQPPVYVPPPPPEEIASEDKSVMDEPNP, from the coding sequence ATGGAGCGTGCAGGAATGAAATGGAACGGTAAACGCAAATGGATTTGTTTTTGGGTCATGTTTTTCTGTGCGGCGTTCGCCTTTACGGAGGAAGCCGGCGCAAACGGCAACGTTTCCGCGGACGCTCCGGTTCCTCCTGCGGACAGCCGGTCCGTTCGCAGGGCGCCGATTAAGCGCCCGGTCAAAAAACCGACGAAGATAAAAAATAAGGCCGCCCGAAGCCCCGTCGCCAAACCCCATGTCCGGCAGCAGACGTCTTTGGAGCGGGGCATCGCTCTTTTGGAGCAGGAGCGTTACACCCAGGCCCGGCCCTGGCTCCAGAAAGCGGTTCAGGAAGAGCGCCGCAACCCCTGGGCCTGGTATTGGTACGGCGTTGTTCATGAGCGCGTGGGAGAGTTTCAGCAGGCGCAGTTTTTCTATACGAAGGCCCTGGAGCTGGATCCCGCGCTTCCTCCCCTGTCACGAATCGTAGCCTATCCCGACAGCGGAGAGCGTCAGCCTTTGTGGGATCCCCTCCGTCCGGCCCGGATCTACTCCATACCCACCAACGACCAGGGCGTGGCGATCATTCCGCCGGACGCTCCCCAGGCCACGAGCCGGCCCGTTCGCCCTCCGCTGGATCCGGAGGTCCCAAAGGTTCCGGTCTACGTGCCGCCGGAGCCCACAGATTCCGTCGTCCCCGGCGACGCAATACAGCCGCCGGTCTACGTGCCGCCGCCTCCGCCGGAGGAGATCGCTTCGGAGGACAAAAGCGTGATGGACGAACCGAACCCGTAA
- a CDS encoding desulfoferrodoxin: MEKLDIYKCELCGNMVEVLHVGGGPLACCGQPMKKLTENVADAAQEKHVPVFDGDRVKVGNVAHPMQADHFIEWIEVIGDGEVYRRFLSPEAAPEAVFDKPSGNVYAREYCNKHGLWKGVK, encoded by the coding sequence ATGGAAAAACTTGATATTTACAAATGTGAACTTTGCGGCAACATGGTGGAAGTCCTTCACGTGGGGGGCGGCCCCCTGGCGTGCTGCGGGCAGCCGATGAAAAAACTCACGGAAAATGTCGCTGACGCCGCTCAGGAGAAGCACGTTCCCGTATTTGACGGAGACAGGGTGAAGGTTGGGAACGTGGCGCATCCCATGCAGGCCGATCATTTTATCGAGTGGATAGAGGTTATCGGCGACGGTGAGGTATACCGCCGTTTTCTTTCGCCGGAGGCGGCTCCGGAAGCCGTTTTCGACAAACCGTCGGGAAATGTTTATGCCAGGGAATACTGCAATAAGCATGGTCTTTGGAAAGGAGTGAAGTAG
- a CDS encoding ferritin yields MSAISPKMAASINDQIKAELESSYLYLAMSTYLEDQNLKGMAHWLRTQAKEELGHVEKLMHYLSERGVRVLLDALAKPKAEFDGPLGVFRAVLAHERAVTERLSKMMDLAIEEKDHMTAATLRWFIEEQIEEESSPEDIVKKLEFVGTSNTSVYLLDKELAQR; encoded by the coding sequence ATGTCAGCAATAAGTCCGAAAATGGCGGCCAGCATTAATGACCAGATCAAAGCCGAACTGGAATCGTCCTATCTTTACCTCGCCATGTCGACGTATCTGGAGGATCAGAACCTGAAGGGAATGGCCCACTGGCTGCGCACGCAGGCCAAAGAAGAACTGGGGCACGTGGAGAAACTGATGCACTATCTCTCCGAACGCGGAGTGCGAGTCCTGCTGGATGCGCTGGCGAAACCCAAAGCGGAGTTCGACGGGCCTCTGGGCGTATTCAGGGCCGTTCTCGCTCACGAGCGGGCCGTGACCGAGCGTTTATCCAAAATGATGGACCTGGCCATTGAGGAGAAGGACCACATGACCGCCGCAACTCTGCGCTGGTTCATCGAAGAGCAGATCGAGGAGGAATCCAGCCCGGAAGACATCGTGAAAAAACTGGAATTTGTTGGCACTTCCAACACGAGCGTCTATCTTCTGGACAAGGAACTGGCTCAGCGCTGA